One Oryza sativa Japonica Group chromosome 8, ASM3414082v1 DNA window includes the following coding sequences:
- the LOC107276385 gene encoding uncharacterized protein isoform X3: MMDSVNVIAIKVTESDVSYPISIFGTVLARDVYDYRCIYLFRRGRDDAQIITSPEDTLLLTGPNRALAASDNIYFEFHLKIKGDEGVDKDFSKGLLEHSTICYTKQPMTLSLESLLSTIEFVYTPVPCAVEASVAVSIKGLVSSKFSGKVTAWTSGDDENKIILYDSEVKGTNRALGPGGSIDLTRRFVAVKLDDTLVLNVSVSEGDHHEEAELFELVVGHDDDEEECIRQQGPYELQVKVVWTAGLEESWRRRCVEVGDNYILL, encoded by the exons ATGATGGACTCTGTCAATGTCATCGCGATCAAGGTGACCGAGTCTGATGTGAGTTACCCTATCAGCATATTTGGCACTGTGTTGGCCAGGGATGTGTACGACTACAGGTGTATCTATTTGTTCAGGCGTGGCAGGGACGATGCCCAGATCATCACCTCACCG GAGGATACTCTACTTTTGACAGGACCTAATCGAGCACTTGCTGCAAgtgataatatatatttcgagtTCCATCTGAAGATCAAGGGTGATGAAGGTGTCGACAAAGATTTCAGCAAAGGTCTGCTAGAACACAGTACCATCTGTTACACAAAGCAACCCATGACTTTGTCACTGGAAAGCTTGTTGAGTACAATTGAATTTGTGTATACCCCTGTTCCATGTGCTGTTGAAGCTTCAGTTGCAGTCAGCATTAAGGGGCTAGTATCATCCAAGTTCAGTGGCAAAGTAACTGCTTGGACTTCTGGAGACGATGAAAACAAGATCATTCTATATGACAGTGAAGTGAAAGGCACTAACAGAGCACTTGGACCTGGTGGATCAATCGATTTGACTCGTCGTTTTGTCGCTGTGAAACTGGATGATACACTGGTGCTCAATGTCTCTGTTTCTGAGGGCGACCACCATGAAGAAGCTGAATTGTTTGAGCTCGTTGTAGGTCacgatgatgatgaagaagaatgtATTCGTCAGCAAGGTCCTTATGAGCTGCAGGTGAAGGTTGTTTGGACGGCAGGCTTGGAGGAGAGTTGGCGGCGAAGGTGCGTGGAAGTTGGGGACAACTACATATTGCTGTGA
- the LOC107276385 gene encoding uncharacterized protein isoform X2, whose amino-acid sequence MAESDKNGEDKCEMRDTVDKKKQEWKLTWEEKVVEVLHIVRCRGFTEYNHKLLRSLPTRFHTHNIAFFDLDKESKLGRGPPVKKALASSEYWRMMDSVNVIAIKVTESDVSYPISIFGTVLARDVYDYRCIYLFRRGRDDAQIITSPEDTLLLTGPNRALAASDNIYFEFHLKIKGDEGVDKDFSKASVAVSIKGLVSSKFSGKVTAWTSGDDENKIILYDSEVKGTNRALGPGGSIDLTRRFVAVKLDDTLVLNVSVSEGDHHEEAELFELVVGHDDDEEECIRQQGPYELQVKVVWTAGLEESWRRRCVEVGDNYILL is encoded by the exons ATGGCAGAAAGTGACAAGAATGGGGAGGACAAGTGCGAGATGAGGGATACGGTTGATAAGAAGAAACAGGAGTGGAAGCTGACATGGGAAGAGAAGGTGGTCGAGGTCCTTCACATAGTTCGCTGCAGAGGCTTTACTGAATATAACCACAAGCTTCTTCGCTCTCTTCCTACTCGCTTTCACACCCACAACATTGCCTTCTTTGACCTTGATAAAGAAT CAAAGCTTGGGCGTGGACCACCAGTGAAAAAGGCTCTTGCTTCCTCTGAATATTGGAGGATGATGGACTCTGTCAATGTCATCGCGATCAAGGTGACCGAGTCTGATGTGAGTTACCCTATCAGCATATTTGGCACTGTGTTGGCCAGGGATGTGTACGACTACAGGTGTATCTATTTGTTCAGGCGTGGCAGGGACGATGCCCAGATCATCACCTCACCG GAGGATACTCTACTTTTGACAGGACCTAATCGAGCACTTGCTGCAAgtgataatatatatttcgagtTCCATCTGAAGATCAAGGGTGATGAAGGTGTCGACAAAGATTTCAGCAAAG CTTCAGTTGCAGTCAGCATTAAGGGGCTAGTATCATCCAAGTTCAGTGGCAAAGTAACTGCTTGGACTTCTGGAGACGATGAAAACAAGATCATTCTATATGACAGTGAAGTGAAAGGCACTAACAGAGCACTTGGACCTGGTGGATCAATCGATTTGACTCGTCGTTTTGTCGCTGTGAAACTGGATGATACACTGGTGCTCAATGTCTCTGTTTCTGAGGGCGACCACCATGAAGAAGCTGAATTGTTTGAGCTCGTTGTAGGTCacgatgatgatgaagaagaatgtATTCGTCAGCAAGGTCCTTATGAGCTGCAGGTGAAGGTTGTTTGGACGGCAGGCTTGGAGGAGAGTTGGCGGCGAAGGTGCGTGGAAGTTGGGGACAACTACATATTGCTGTGA
- the LOC4346279 gene encoding transmembrane 9 superfamily member 8: MRPPAMLRWPAAAAALALVFLLLIAAAPPAAAFYLPGVAPNDFQKKDPLQVKVNKLSSTKTQLPYSYYSLPFCKPDTIVDSAENLGEVLRGDRIENSPYVFEMREPKMCQIVCKATISDKQAKELKEKIEDEYRVNMILDNLPLVVPIARPDRDDVVFQGGYHVGVKGQYAGSKDEKYFIHNHLIFLVKYHKDENSDLSRIVGFEVKPFSVKHQFEEKWNDANTRLSTCHPHANKIVINSDTPQEVEAGKDIIFTYDVGFEESDIKWASRWDTYLLMTDDQIHWFSIVNSLMIVLFLSGMVAMIMLRTLYRDISRYNQLETEEEAQEETGWKLVHGDVFRPPTNSDLLCVYVGTGVQFFGMLLVTMMFAVLGFLSPSNRGGLMTAMLLIWVLMGLFAGYASSRLYKMFKGSEWKSITLKTAFLFPGIAFGIFFVLNALIWGEKSSGAVPFSTMFALVLLWFGISVPLVFVGGYLGFKKPAIEAPVKTNKIPRQIPEQAGYMNPAFTILIGGILPFGAVFIELFFILTSIWLHQFYYIFGFLFLVFIILIITCAEIAIVLCYFQLCSEDYMWWWRSYLTSGSSAIYLFLYAGFYFFTKLQITKLVSGILYFGYMLLASFSFFVLTGTIGFCACLWFTRLIYSSVKID, translated from the exons ATGCGCCCGCCGGCGATGCTCCGatggcccgccgccgcggcggcgctcgcgctcgtcttcctcctcctcatcgccgccgcgccccccgcCGCGGCCTTCTACCTCCCCGGCGTCGCGCCCAACGACTTCCAGAAG AAAGATCCACTTCAAGTGAAGGTGAACAAGCTGTCATCCACAAAGACACAACTCCCCTATTCATATTACTCCCTTCCTTTCTGCAAGCCAGATACGATAGTTGACAGTGCAGAAAATCTTGGAGAAGTTCTACGTGGTGATCGCATTGAGAATTCTCCTTATGTG TTTGAGATGAGAGAGCCCAAGATGTGTCAGATCGTCTGCAAAGCAACCATTAGCGATAAACAAGCAAAGGAGCTAAAGGAAAAGATAGAGGATGAGTACCGGGTGAACAT GATTCTTGACAACCTCCCGCTAGTTGTGCCTATTGCAAGGCCAGATAGGGATGATGTTGTTTTTCAGGGTGGATATCATGTTGGTGTTAAGGGCCAATATGCTGGT AGCAAGGATGAGAAGTACTTTATCCATAACCACCTGATATTTTTAGTGAAGTATCACAAGGATGAAAATTCAGATCTCTCTAGAATTGTTGGGTTCGAGGTCAAACCATTTAG TGTTAAACACCAATTCGAAGAGAAATGGAATGATGCAAATACTCGTTTGAGCACATGTCATCCCCATGCCAACAAAATAGTAATAAACTCAGATACTCCTCAAGAGGTTGAAGCTGGAAAGGATATCATATTCACATATGATGTTGGCTTTGAG GAAAGTGATATCAAGTGGGCTTCTCGCTGGGACACCTATCTGCTTATGACAGATGATCAAATTCACTGGTTCTCTATTGTGAACTCTCTCATGATCGTGCTTTTCTTATCTGGAATGGTGGCCATGATTATGCTCCGCACTCTATATAGAGATATCTCCAGGTACAATCAACTTGAGACTGAAGAAGAAGCCCAGGAGGAAACTGGTTGGAAGCTTGTTCATGGAGATGTGTTCCGCCCACCAACTAACTCTGACTTACTCTGTGTCTATGTTGGCACTGGTGTCCAGTTCTTTGGTATGCTGCTGGTTACCATGATGTTTGCTGTCTTGGGTTTCCTTTCTCCATCAAACCGTGGAGGATTGATGACTGCGATGCTGCTCATTTGGGTCTTGATGGGGCTGTTTGCTGGATATGCTTCTTCCCGACTCTATAAGATGTTTAAAGGATCAGAATGGAAGAGCATCACCTTGAAGACTGCTTTCCTGTTTCCAGGAATTGCTTTTGGTATTTTCTTCGTCTTGAATGCTCTTATATGGGGGGAGAAATCATCAGGTGCTGTCCCTTTCTCCACAATGTTTGCCTTGGTGCTTCTTTGGTTCGGTATCTCGGTTCCACTTGTCTTTGTTGGGGGCTATCTTGGTTTCAAGAAACCTGCCATTGAGGCTCCAGTGAAGACCAACAAAATCCCGAGACAGATCCCAGAGCAGGCTGGGTACATGAACCCTGCCTTCACCATTCTTATTGGTGGGATTCTTCCATTCGGAGCAGTTTTCATTGAGCTATTTTTCATCCTCACTTCAATCTGGCTTCACCAGTTTTACTACATCTTCGGCTTCCTTTTCCTCGTGTTCATTATCCTCATCATCACTTGTGCGGAGATTGCAATCGTGCTGTGCTACTTCCAACTGTGCAGTGAGGATTACATGTGGTGGTGGAGGTCCTATCTCACCTCAGGATCATCTGCGATCTATCTCTTCCTGTATGCTGGGTTCTACTTCTTTACCAAGCTGCAGATTACTAAACTGGTGTCAGGCATTCTGTACTTCGGCTACATGCTTCTGGCCTCATTCTCTTTCTTCGTGCTCACTGGCACAATTGGTTTCTGTGCCTGCTTGTGGTTCACGAGATTGATTTACTCATCTGTGAAGATTGACTAG
- the LOC107276385 gene encoding uncharacterized protein isoform X1, translating into MAESDKNGEDKCEMRDTVDKKKQEWKLTWEEKVVEVLHIVRCRGFTEYNHKLLRSLPTRFHTHNIAFFDLDKESKLGRGPPVKKALASSEYWRMMDSVNVIAIKVTESDVSYPISIFGTVLARDVYDYRCIYLFRRGRDDAQIITSPEDTLLLTGPNRALAASDNIYFEFHLKIKGDEGVDKDFSKGLLEHSTICYTKQPMTLSLESLLSTIEFVYTPVPCAVEASVAVSIKGLVSSKFSGKVTAWTSGDDENKIILYDSEVKGTNRALGPGGSIDLTRRFVAVKLDDTLVLNVSVSEGDHHEEAELFELVVGHDDDEEECIRQQGPYELQVKVVWTAGLEESWRRRCVEVGDNYILL; encoded by the exons ATGGCAGAAAGTGACAAGAATGGGGAGGACAAGTGCGAGATGAGGGATACGGTTGATAAGAAGAAACAGGAGTGGAAGCTGACATGGGAAGAGAAGGTGGTCGAGGTCCTTCACATAGTTCGCTGCAGAGGCTTTACTGAATATAACCACAAGCTTCTTCGCTCTCTTCCTACTCGCTTTCACACCCACAACATTGCCTTCTTTGACCTTGATAAAGAAT CAAAGCTTGGGCGTGGACCACCAGTGAAAAAGGCTCTTGCTTCCTCTGAATATTGGAGGATGATGGACTCTGTCAATGTCATCGCGATCAAGGTGACCGAGTCTGATGTGAGTTACCCTATCAGCATATTTGGCACTGTGTTGGCCAGGGATGTGTACGACTACAGGTGTATCTATTTGTTCAGGCGTGGCAGGGACGATGCCCAGATCATCACCTCACCG GAGGATACTCTACTTTTGACAGGACCTAATCGAGCACTTGCTGCAAgtgataatatatatttcgagtTCCATCTGAAGATCAAGGGTGATGAAGGTGTCGACAAAGATTTCAGCAAAGGTCTGCTAGAACACAGTACCATCTGTTACACAAAGCAACCCATGACTTTGTCACTGGAAAGCTTGTTGAGTACAATTGAATTTGTGTATACCCCTGTTCCATGTGCTGTTGAAGCTTCAGTTGCAGTCAGCATTAAGGGGCTAGTATCATCCAAGTTCAGTGGCAAAGTAACTGCTTGGACTTCTGGAGACGATGAAAACAAGATCATTCTATATGACAGTGAAGTGAAAGGCACTAACAGAGCACTTGGACCTGGTGGATCAATCGATTTGACTCGTCGTTTTGTCGCTGTGAAACTGGATGATACACTGGTGCTCAATGTCTCTGTTTCTGAGGGCGACCACCATGAAGAAGCTGAATTGTTTGAGCTCGTTGTAGGTCacgatgatgatgaagaagaatgtATTCGTCAGCAAGGTCCTTATGAGCTGCAGGTGAAGGTTGTTTGGACGGCAGGCTTGGAGGAGAGTTGGCGGCGAAGGTGCGTGGAAGTTGGGGACAACTACATATTGCTGTGA
- the LOC107282016 gene encoding protein FAR1-RELATED SEQUENCE 5 encodes MELKGVGLRQHQVMDVMERHRGGFETTGFVSKDMYNFFVRQKKKQIVGGDVDRVIKYMQARQKDDMEFFYEYETDEAGRLKRLFWADPQSRIDYDAFGDVVVFDSTYRVNKYNLPFIPFVGVNHHGSTIIFACAIVADEKIATYEWVLKRFLDCMCQKHPKGLITDSDNSMRRAIATVMPNSEHRLCTWHIEQNMARHLRPKMISDFRVLVHATYSAEEFEEKWVEFKLKRKVAEDNQWLGRMYNLRKKWAAAYTKGMYFLGMKSNQRSESLNSKLHRHLDRKMSLVLLVEHYEHCLSRMRHREAELDSKASQSVPFTANDASLIEKDAARIFTPSVFKKLKMDIIKSKDCEVIDCIDEENIIKYIICMKGKIDKITILTCSYVESSLKNMSCTCKKMECESLPCQHMFTIMDYLNLQAIPDVCVVPRWTVKAKIAFPSDRYGEVYTWSDQMERYRRMRAIGSEVLLKCSMSEEYTLKVMEMFEKLDLETNAIEGDEFDVTLCGHVVAQSLRSDIASVQKVHDPMEVVPKGAPTKRLRGFLEKGNRRCGYCRVRGHTVRSCAIYLRKVAVDV; translated from the exons ATGGAGCTGAAAGGAGTGGGATTGCGGCAGCATCAAGTAATGGATGTGATGGAGAGGCATCGTGGTGGTTTTGAAACAACTGGGTTTGTTAGTAAGGACATGTACAATTTCTTTGTTAGACAAAAGAAGAAACAGATTGTTGGTGGTGATGTCGATCGTGTTATCAAATACATGCAAGCTAGACAGAAAGATGATATGGAGTTCTTTTATGAGTACGAGACAGATGAAGCCGGTCGCCTTAAGAGATTATTTTGGGCTGATCCTCAATCCCGTATTGATTACGATGCTTTTGGTGATGTTGTTGTTTTTGATAGCACATATAGGGTAAATAAATACAATTTACCTTTCATACCGTTTGTCGGTGTTAACCATCATGGGTCCACCATCATTTTTGCTTGTGCTATTGTTGCGGATGAGAAGATTGCAACATATGAATGGGTACTTAAGCGCTTTTTGGATTGCATGTGTCAGAAACATCCTAAAGGGTTGATTACAGATAGTGATAATTCCATGAGAAGAGCAATTGCAACTGTCATGCCCAACTCGGAACATAGGTTGTGCACTTGGCATATTGAACAAAATATGGCAAGGCATCTCCGTCCGAAAATGATTTCAGACTTTAGAGTTCTAGTTCATGCAACTTATTCTGCTGAGGAGTTTGAGGAAAAATGGGTGGAGTTCAAGCTGAAACGCAAAGTGGCAGAAGATAACCAATGGCTCGGGAGGATGTACAACTTAAGGAAGAAATGGGCGGCTGCATATACTAAAGGTATGTATTTCCTTGGTATGAAAAGCAATCAACGTAGTGAAAGCCTCAACTCTAAACTTCATAGACACTTGGATCGTAAAATGAGCTTAGTTCTTTTGGTTGAGCACTATGAGCACTGCTTGTCGCGTATGAGACATAGGGAGGCAGAGCTTGATTCGAAAGCTTCACAGTCAGTTCCATTCACAGCCAACGATGCTAGTCTAATTGAAAAGGATGCTGCCCGTATATTCACACCATCAGTTTTTAAGAAGTTGAAAATGGATATTATTAAATCGAAAGATTGTGAGGTGATAGACTGTATAGATGAGGAAAATATTATTAAGTACATCATTTGCATGAAAGGAAAAATTGACAAGATAACAATCTTGACTTGTTCATATGTTGAATCATCATTGAAGAATATGAGCTGTACATGCAAGAAAATGGAGTGTGAAAGCCTTCCATGTCAGCATATGTTCACAATTATGGACTATTTGAACCTTCAAGCCATTCCAGATGTGTGTGTAGTGCCTAGGTGGACAGTTAAAGCCAAAATTGCATTTCCTTCAGATAGGTATGGTGAGGTTTATACCTGGTCTGATCAGATGGAAAGATATCGTAGAATGCGTGCAATTGGATCTGAGGTTTTATTGAAGTGCTCGATGTCAGAGGAATATACTTTGAAGGTGATGGAGATGTTTGAAAAACTGGACTTAGAGACAAATGCAATTGAGGGGGATGAATTTGATGTAACATTGTGCGGTCACGTTGTAGCTCAAAGTTTACGCTCTGACATTGCTAGTGTACAGAAGGTTCATGATCCTATGGAGGTAGTACCTAAAGGTGCACCAACTAAAAGGTTGAGAGGTTTTTTGGAGAAGGGTAACCGGCGTTGTGGTTATTGCCGTGTTCGTGGACACACGGTTCGTTCTTGTGCCATTTACCTAAG AAAAGTTGCAGTAGATGTATGA